The Armatimonadota bacterium sequence AGCAGACCCAGGATGCGCCGGTAGCCAAACCCGATAGACCCAGGAACAGCCATGTTTTTGAAGGCAGCGCAAACGGGTTGCTCCACTTCCCGGCAAGCCAGATAAAACATGACAGCACGACCAAAATTATTACCGTGCGAACAAGTGTGGCCAGATCGGAATCGACCCCTTTTATGCCGACTTTTGCGAAGATGGCGGTCAGCGCTGCGAAGACTGCTGAGAGCACAGCAAAATAGAACCAACTGCTTGATGAGTTCATAATGTTTACCTGCCATAACTTCAGTATTTTAAAAAAATCCCTCCAGGCAAGATACCCGGAGGGATGCATCATACAAGTGATCTACTTCACTATGTCAACCACCCTGCGCTCAACTCTCGCCCGGTCCGCACCAAAACCTATCAGATGGCCGTAGATAGAGTCCTCAAGGCTGGTGCATGAGATCGAACGGGGCTCACCCAGGAGCGTGCGCACAAAGTCGCCTACAAGGCGCAGGTCTCCGCCGCCATGAGCGTCATTGGTCACTTTCGTCTCGACTCTCTCTTCTGACCACTCATGGCCTCTGCGGGCATCGGGATGGCGGACTATAAAGTATCCGTCTTCCAGCACTCCCTGTATCTCACCCTTTGTGCCGATGAGATGCATGGACCTGCATGGCTTGGACGTGCCGCCGGTCATATTGTGAGACGCGGTGGAGCCGTCAGAAAACTCTATCGCCACGCTCTGGTGATCGACCACGTCGTTATCACACCGCCATACGCAGCGTCCGTGCGGATTGTCCGTAGCCAGAGACTTCATCCGGTTCTCTTGAGTCTGTTCCTGGTCCTCTATATCCTGCCAGGCATAATATCCCCAGATACCCTGCTCTATATAGTTCTTCTTTGCTGAGTATGGGCAGGTCTTTTCGATCTTGCAGTCCACCACGCAGCGCTCGCCTGAGCCCTCGGGCGCGTTCTCGCGTTTGAACTGCATCAGGCTGCCGAAGCTTGCAACCGCCTTTGGTGGAATCCCGCTTTTCATCCACGTGATGAGGTCCAGGTCGTGGCAGCATTTGGACATAAGCATTGTGCTGCCGTATTCGAGCCGGTTCCACTTGCCGCGCACGAATGCTGTGGCCATATGGTGGTAGCTGACGTTCTCCGCGGTCATCACGCTGACCAGGTCCCCGATCTCACCAGCCGCCACTTTCTCGCGTATCTTGGCGTAAAATGGAGCATATCTGAGCACATGGCAGATCATCACTGTGCTGCCGCACTCTTTGGCGACTGCATAGAGCTGCCTCACTTCCGCCTCGCTGGTGGCTATCGGCTTTTCGAGGAGCATGTCATAGCCCACTTTGAGCAGAGGGATTGCTGTGGGCACATGCTGGAGGTCCATGGTGCCGTTTATCACTGCATCGGCCAATTGCCCCTTTGCGGTAAGCTCATCAGCGGACTCAAAGCACATATCCGAGCCGAAACCGAAGAGTTCGGCGGCCTGCCGGCGGCGATATTCATTCGGGTCCGCAACACCGACTATTTTCAGTTCGTCGGGGTGCTGGATCGAATACTTGGAATACGCGATGCTGCGGTGTCCCGCGCCCACTATTACAGCCGTGATCGGCTTGTTCTTTTTGGCTGGCAATTTCTTAATCCTCTTTATAAACAAATGCTACAGTAAATAGTAGCACTTAATCGAAAGTCTCACAATGGCAGTGTTATTGGGGCTTTGCGTTTATCATTGACTATGATGGGTAAGGATCTCCGAATCCTTACCCGAGAACCAGTGCCGGATCTCCGAATCCGGCTATTCCAGCAAAGGTTGTGGAGTTCGGAGACCCCAATATGGCATTAAGTTGGCGATTCGGAGATCGCCACCTATCAGGGACCCCGCTGCCGAAGCCTCCGGACAGTCGTACCTGTCAACCCTGAGCTTTTACAGCACTCGTTTATCATTGACAACTGCTCGCACTAGAAAGTACCATGACATATGTTTACCAAACCGAAAGGTCGCTTTTTCAAATGTCAAAGAACACTTACTACATAACAACGCCGATATATTATGTCAATGACGTTCCGCACATCGGTAACGCCTACACGACAATTATCGCCGATATCGTATCAAGGTACCGCAAGCTCAAAGGAAGCGGCGCATATCTGCTGACAGGCACGGACGAACACGCCATCAAAGTGGCTCAAGCCGCTGCTGACAAGAACCTGCCGACAAAGGAGTTTGTCGACGGCCTGGCCGATAAGTTCAAGCAGGTGTGGGCGAGTCTCGATGTCAAATACGATGATTTTATCCGCACCACCGAGCCGCGTCACGTTGATGTGGTCAAGGCAATATTTAAGCGACTTCTCGACCAGGGAGATATCTATAAGGGTGAGTATCAGGGTTGGTACTGCGTGCCATGCGAGACATTTCTGGCGGAATCCGACCTTGTTGACGGCAAGTGCCCCGAGTGCGGTCGAGCCGTAGAATGGGTGCATGAAGAGAACTACTATTTCAAGCTCTCCGCATACGGCGACAGGCTCCTGGACTATATCGAGTCTCACCCGGGTTTCTTGCAGCCGGAGTTTCGCAAGAATGAAGTCGTCAGCTTCATCAAACAGGGGCTGCGCGATATCTCAATTACCCGTGACAATAAAGGCTGGGGCATTACCGTTCCGGGCGATGAGAGTAAAGTTATCTACGTCTGGTTCGATGCGCTCATCAACTATATCAGTGCGATCGGTTACTTGAGCGATGACGAAAAGTTCAACTCTCTCTGGCCGGCCGATCTGCAGCTTATGGGCAAAGATATCTTTGTGCGGTTCCACTGCACATTCTGGCCCGCTATGCTGATGGCTTTGGGGCTGGAACAGCCTAAAACTTTGTTTGGTCATGGTTTCTGGACGATCAACGGTGAAAAGATATCCAAGTCCAAGGGCAATGCAATATCTCCAGCCAAACTCGCTGACGATCTGGCAGCCGAGTCAGGTGCGG is a genomic window containing:
- a CDS encoding EamA family transporter; the encoded protein is MNSSSSWFYFAVLSAVFAALTAIFAKVGIKGVDSDLATLVRTVIILVVLSCFIWLAGKWSNPFALPSKTWLFLGLSGLATGASWVCYFRALQIGDASKVAPVDKLSVVLVAIFACVFLGERPMPREWIGIAMVASGVLILAIK
- the metG gene encoding methionine--tRNA ligase; this encodes MTYVYQTERSLFQMSKNTYYITTPIYYVNDVPHIGNAYTTIIADIVSRYRKLKGSGAYLLTGTDEHAIKVAQAAADKNLPTKEFVDGLADKFKQVWASLDVKYDDFIRTTEPRHVDVVKAIFKRLLDQGDIYKGEYQGWYCVPCETFLAESDLVDGKCPECGRAVEWVHEENYYFKLSAYGDRLLDYIESHPGFLQPEFRKNEVVSFIKQGLRDISITRDNKGWGITVPGDESKVIYVWFDALINYISAIGYLSDDEKFNSLWPADLQLMGKDIFVRFHCTFWPAMLMALGLEQPKTLFGHGFWTINGEKISKSKGNAISPAKLADDLAAESGAARGVCLDAVRYFVAREVTFGVDGDFSIASFKNRFNSDLANDLGNLLNRTLSMLGKYFDGSIPDPKGFSGGLKDVIAQAAETAGQTCDRLEFTRALEAIWQMIGAGNKYINDMKPWELEKQGKTDELAGVLYSALEVARAAAIMVSPFMPSTAKEIARQIGIADTFGSLKWADITAPNSLAPGTRTQGPDPIFPRIDTKKKKEAVKVEEKPQEAPKTEETISYDYFSKLQIRIAEVKSAEKVEGADKLLRLQISLGDEERQIVAGVAQYYEPSSLVGRKIVLLANLEPAKIRGVVSNGMLLAASDAEGRAVLLQPDSDVPAGSKVR
- a CDS encoding Gfo/Idh/MocA family oxidoreductase; the encoded protein is MPAKKNKPITAVIVGAGHRSIAYSKYSIQHPDELKIVGVADPNEYRRRQAAELFGFGSDMCFESADELTAKGQLADAVINGTMDLQHVPTAIPLLKVGYDMLLEKPIATSEAEVRQLYAVAKECGSTVMICHVLRYAPFYAKIREKVAAGEIGDLVSVMTAENVSYHHMATAFVRGKWNRLEYGSTMLMSKCCHDLDLITWMKSGIPPKAVASFGSLMQFKRENAPEGSGERCVVDCKIEKTCPYSAKKNYIEQGIWGYYAWQDIEDQEQTQENRMKSLATDNPHGRCVWRCDNDVVDHQSVAIEFSDGSTASHNMTGGTSKPCRSMHLIGTKGEIQGVLEDGYFIVRHPDARRGHEWSEERVETKVTNDAHGGGDLRLVGDFVRTLLGEPRSISCTSLEDSIYGHLIGFGADRARVERRVVDIVK